One part of the Glycine soja cultivar W05 chromosome 11, ASM419377v2, whole genome shotgun sequence genome encodes these proteins:
- the LOC114376257 gene encoding calcium-dependent protein kinase 28-like encodes MGICFSATKVSGSSSNNAAASNRNRKGLAAPAPAPPAQPELEPVTGKQKKQPSQAKRRQVPEDSQKNPRSKDKAGARRQGTHVPCGKRTDFGYEKDFENRFSLGKLLGHGQFGYTYVGIDKTNGDRVAVKRLEKSKMVLPIAVEDVKREVKILKELTGHENVVQFHNAFDDESYVYIVMELCEGGELLDRILAKKDSRYTEKDAAVVVRQMLKVAAECHLHGLVHRDMKPENFLFKSTKEDSPLKATDFGLSDFIKPGKRFQDIVGSAYYVAPEVLKRKSGPESDVWSIGVITYILLCGRRPFWDKTEDGIFKEVLRNKPDFRRKPWPTISNAAKDFVKKLLVKDPRARYTAAQALSHPWVREGGEALEIPIDISVLNNMRQFVKYSRLKQFALRALASTLNEGELSDLKDQFDAIDVDKNGSISLEEMRQALAKDQPWKLKESRVLEILQAIDSNTDGLVDFTEFVAATLHVHQLEEHDSDKWQQRSQAAFEKFDLDKDGFITPDELRMHTGLRGSIDPLLEEADIDKDGKISLPEFRRLLRTASMGSRPIMSPSHRHRKI; translated from the exons ATGGGCATCTGTTTCTCTGCCACCAAGGTCAGCGGCTCTAGCAGCAACAACGCCGCCGCATCCAACCGTAACCGCAAAGGTCTGGCCGCGCCGGCCCCGGCGCCGCCAGCGCAGCCGGAGCTGGAGCCGGTGACGGGGAAGCAGAAGAAGCAACCGTCGCAGGCTAAACGGCGGCAAGTGCCGGAGGATTCGCAGAAGAACCCACGCTCCAAAGACAAAGCGGGTGCGCGTCGGCAAGGGACGCATGTTCCGTGCGGAAAGCGAACGGATTTCGGGTACGAGAAAGACTTCGAGAATAGATTCTCGCTCGGGAAATTGTTGGGACATGGACAATTCGGTTACACCTACGTTGGAATAGACAAAACAAATGGGGATCGTGTCGCCGTTAAGAGACTCGAGAAGAGCAAG ATGGTTCTCCCCATAGCGGTTGAGGATGTTAAGCGAGAAGTCAAGATATTGAAAGAACTTACAGGCCATGAAAATGTGGTTCAGTTCCATAATGCTTTTGATGATGAATCATACGTGTACATAGTTATGga GCTATGTGAGGGTGGAGAATTGCTAGATCGGATATTGGCCAA GAAGGACAGTCGTTATACTGAAAAAGATGCAGCTGTGGTTGTAAGGCAAATGCTTAAGGTTGCGGCTGAGTGTCATTTACATGGGTTGGTACACCGGGACATGAAACCAGAG aattttcttttcaagtCAACCAAAGAAGATTCACCTTTAAAGGCTACCGATTTTGGTTTGTCTGATTTTATAAAACCTG GAAAGAGGTTTCAAGATATTGTTGGCAGTGCTTACTATGTTGCACCAGAAGTGTTAAAACGAAAGTCAGGTCCCGAGTCAGATGTATGGAGTATTGGTGTGATTACATACATATTGCTTTGTGGGAGACGCCCATTTTGGGATAAGACGGAGGATGGTATCTTCAAGGAG GTCTTACGGAACAAGCCGGATTTCCGGCGGAAACCATGGCCTACCATAAGCAATGCTGcaaaagattttgtgaagaaATTGTTGGTAAAAGATCCTCGTGCAAGATATACTGCTGCTCAGGCTCTAT CACATCCATGGGTTAGAGAAGGAGGAGAGGCATTAGAGATTCCTATTGATATATCTGTCCTGAACAACATGCGACAGTTTGTGAAATATAGTCGGTTGAAACAATTTGCACTAAGG GCATTGGCTAGCACACTTAATGAAGGAGAGTTGTCTGATCTAAAAGATCAGTTTGATGCAATTGATGTGGACAAAAATGGTTCTATTAGTCTTGAGGAGATGAGACAG GCTCTCGCTAAAGATCAACCTTGGAAGTTGAAAGAATCACGTGTGCTGGAGATATTGCAAGCG ATAGACAGCAACACAGATGGGCTAGTGGATTTCACCGAGTTTGTGGCAGCTACATTACATGTACATCAATTGGAGGAACATGATTCTGACAAGTGGCAGCAGCGGTCACAGGCTGCTTTTGAGAAATTTGACTTGGATAAGGATGGCTTTATTACTCCAGATGAACTTAGAATG cATACGGGTTTGAGAGGCTCCATTGATCCATTGCTTGAGGAAGCCGATATAgataaagatggaaaaatcaGCTTACCAGAATTTCGTAGACTTCTAAGAACTGCAAGCATGGGTTCTCGACCCATAATGAGCCCAAGTCACCGCCATCGAAAGATTTAA
- the LOC114372884 gene encoding chaperone protein dnaJ 11, chloroplastic-like, with amino-acid sequence MISSVSFPASLPAVNFSGNAMASPSCRVKSRPIVAFATATATAEARSSWTEQPRPSYLNSSCSSLYDILGIPAGASNQEIKAAYRRLARVCHPDVAAIDRKNSSADEFMKIHAAYSTLSDPDKRANYDRSLFRRQRPLSTAAVFSGYTRRNWETDQCW; translated from the coding sequence ATGATTTCTTCCGTGTCCTTTCCAGCGTCTCTTCCCGCCGTTAACTTCTCCGGCAACGCCATGGCTTCGCCGTCGTGCCGCGTCAAATCCCGGCCAATAGTCGCCTTCGCCACCGCCACTGCCACCGCTGAAGCTCGCTCTTCCTGGACGGAGCAACCGAGACCTTCCTATCTGAACTCCTCTTGCTCTTCGCTTTACGATATCCTCGGCATCCCCGCTGGCGCCTCTAACCAAGAAATCAAGGCCGCGTACCGGCGACTAGCCAGAGTCTGCCACCCCGACGTGGCGGCCATCGACCGGAAAAATTCGTCCGCTGACGAATTCATGAAGATCCACGCCGCGTACTCTACTCTTTCTGATCCCGACAAGCGCGCTAACTACGATCGGAGCCTATTCCGGCGACAACGGCCGTTGTCGACGGCGGCGGTGTTCTCCGGTTACACGCGTCGGAACTGGGAAACGGATCAGTGCTGGTAG